The nucleotide window GCGCGCGATATTTCCACATTCGGCGGCTGGCGCGCATTCATGGCGGAGAAGGCGGCGGTGTAACCCCTCGTGTCCCGGACGCGGCGCGGCGTGCAACGCTGCGTCCGGGGAACGCATGCTGAGAGAATCTATACCGACACCGCGTAAATCTCATATTCCCCGCGCACCAGTTCGATATGCGCGCGCATCGCCGCCGCCGCACCGCTCTTGTCGCCGCGCATGATCGCGACCACGACGCGGTCGTGTTCGGCATGAGATTTCGCCAGCCGCCCGAGATTGCGAAACTGGGCGCGGCGGAACGGCTGGACGCGCACCCTTGTGGCCAGCGTCATCTCGGCGATGTAGCTGTTCTGTGAGCCGGCATAGATCGCGTTGTGAAAGCGCTCGTTGACGGCGTGAAAGCGTTCGGGATTGCCGGCATGGCTCAGCACCCGCAACTCCTCGTGGATCGCCTCCAGTTTCTGGCGGTCCCCAGGCGGCATCCGTTCGGCGGCGAGCCCCGCGCACAGCGCTTCCAGCTCCGCCATCGCTTCGAACATTTCGGTCAGGCGGTCCAGCGAGGGC belongs to Bradyrhizobium icense and includes:
- a CDS encoding GntR family transcriptional regulator yields the protein MSLEDLPEATVRRVDRPSSQRDKVTRAEELRLQLADEIVRGVLPPGSALDETDIARRFAVSRTPVREALRQLVASGLVEARAHRGAVVAQPSLDRLTEMFEAMAELEALCAGLAAERMPPGDRQKLEAIHEELRVLSHAGNPERFHAVNERFHNAIYAGSQNSYIAEMTLATRVRVQPFRRAQFRNLGRLAKSHAEHDRVVVAIMRGDKSGAAAAMRAHIELVRGEYEIYAVSV